CTTTTTCGACCACTTCTTCGGCGCTGTCGCAATAATCCTGCGCCTCATAAGGAGAGGCGGTAACGAGGGCGAGTTTGAAGGGGCGGTCGGTCGCACCGGGGATGGGGCGCATCACCACATAGACGCAGGGCACGTCGGCACCCAACCCGTGAACGTAGGCTTCGGTCTCAGCACCGTGTAATTCAATCTGAAGTGTTGCGGCATGGTATTCGACGATCTCGCCATCGCGGCGCAGCTCACGCCAATCCGCTTCCCCGGCACCGGGCAGCACAGCGGTCGCTTTCCAGCTCCACTTGGCCCAACGGGTCACCCCCGGCGCGCGCCGCAGTACAATGCCCAAGGGCATCGTCCGGTACATTTTCGGGTTATGAATCAACTGGCTCCTCCGTTGCTCTGACCTTCGCCCTAAACTCCCACTATGGGGAAGCGTAAAACCGCGTGATGCCCTGAAAAACTTGGCTATTCAGACAAGATGACCCGCGACCTTGTGCCGTCAATGATGCTTTGGACGTTTTGTCTAACTTGAGTATTTCACTAGGATTTTGCGAGATTGGCCGATTTCGAATCACCGCGCCGCGCCTTACACTTTATTAGCTGCGTCGCCTCGGCGCGCCATGGCTCTGAGTTGCCCGATTCCGGTTGTGGGCGGTGCCAAATCCCGTCTAGCTTGGGGCCTCAACCGGGCCCTTAGGGGTGGCCGATTGGCGCGCGAAACAAGGGAAAATTCATGGCCAAGACACTGATAACATGCGATTGTGCAGGGTCGCAGCGTATCGATTCCGATGCGCTGGCCGAAAGCACCGGTTTGACTGTCATGCAGCCCTGTTCGGCCCTCTGCACCACCCAGATCGACCGCGCGGCCAAGGCACTGAACACAGGGGATGCGATTTTATGCTGCACCCAAGAAGAACGCGTCTTTACCGAATTGGCTGAGGAATTGGGCCTGCCCCCTGCCCCTCTCTTGGACCTACGCGACCGGGCCGGATGGTCAGATGACCCCCTCGATAAACTGCCCAAAATGTCCGCGCTCGCTACAGAGGCGTTGTTAGAGGCGCCCGCCGAGAAAACCATCGATGTTGGATCCGAGGGGCTTTGCCTGATCCTTGGACGTGGACCGGCAGCGTTGGAAGCCGCAGCGCAGCTTAAAGACCACCTGAGCGTAACCTTGCTGATCGAAGACAGTGTGACCGAGGCCGACGACAGCCTCCCCGAACTGCGCGGCTATGATCTGATCTCTGGCAAGTTGCGCCGGGCCAAAGGCGCGCTTGGCCAGTTCGAAGTGGTGATCGACGCATTGCGGCAGGTTGACCCACGGGGTCGTGGCCCCCTGACGTGGACCGATCCGCGTGATGGCGCACGCAGCCAATGTGACCTGATCCTTGACCTGCGCGGTGACACACCACTGTTCCCGGCCCATGAGAAACGCGAAGGCTATCTCCGCGCCGATCCTGCGCATCCGCCCGCTGTCGCCGCCGCAGTACTGGCCGCATCGCATTTGGTCGGCACGTTCGAGCAGCCGCTTTATGTGCGCACCGAGCCATTGCTTTGTGCGCACAGCCGCGCCGGGCAGACAGGATGTACGGCCTGTCTCGATCTATGCCCCACCGGGGCGATCACACCGGACGGCGATCATGTGACCGTGGACCCGATGATTTGCGCGGGCTGCGGGGCGTGTTCCTCTGCCTGTCCTTCGGGGGCGATCAGCTATGACGCGCCACCTGTGGACTTCACGATGCGGCGGGTTCAGACCCTTGCCCGCGCCTATCTTGAGGCGGATGGCGAAGCGCCACGTCTTTTGGTGCATGACGACCACGGTGCAGAGATGATCCGCCTTGCCGCGCGTCACGGGCGCGGCTTGCCTGCCGATGTGATACCCATGCACCTGCCCGCGCTCGCGGCCTTTGGTCACGCCGAAGCGCTGGCCGCACTGGCCGCTGGTTTCGCCCATGTCTCCCTACTGCTTGGCCCCAAGGCCGACCGCGATGCAATTGAGACCCAGACCGCCCTCGCCCGTGCCATTGCTGGCGACGCACGGATGATGCTGATCGATACCCCTGATCCAGACGCGCTGACCGATCTGCTCTATGACGGTACAGCCCCCAAGCCGGTCGCGCAGCCCGTGCGCCCGATGGGCAGCCGCCGCCAGATTGCCCGGCAAGCTGCCCGCGCGCTTCAACCCGAAGCCGAGGTACTGCCCCTGCCCCAAGGTGCGCCTTATGGCGCGGTGCTGGTGGACAAGGACGCCTGCACGCTGTGTCTGTCTTGTGTCTCGCTCTGCCCGTCGGGTGCACTTGGCGATAATCCTGATTTGCCGCAGCTGCGCTTTCAGGAGGACGCCTGCCTGCAATGCGGTCTCTGCGAGCACATCTGCCCCGAAGACGCGATCACCCTCGCGCCGCAGCTTGATCTGACCGATGCCGCACTGAGCCAACGGGTGCTGAACGAAGAAGAGCCATTTCCTTGTGTCGAATGCGGCACGCTCTTTGGGGTGAAATCCACTGTTGAGAAAATCACCGACAAGCTGCGCAACCATTCGATGTTTGCCGATGAATCAAAACTGCGCATGATCCAGATGTGCGATGACTGCCGGATCAATGCGCAATATCACAGCACCAATAACCCAATGACGGGCAATGAGCGCCCGCGCCCCCGCACCACCGACGATTACCTCTCCAAACGGCGCGACCACTAGGTCGCCGCCCCACAGCACAGGAGCCTCCCATGAGCGAAGACTTCAACATGTCGATGCGCAAGTTTCTCAAACAGGTCGGCGTGACCTCGCAGCAGGCCATCGAAAAGGCCATGCGCGAAGGTGACACTGCCGGTAAAACGTTTCCGGTTAAGGCCGTGATCTCCATCCCCGAGCTTGGACTGGAGCACGAAATCGACGGCACCATCGCCGGCGCGGATAAGGGCGAGGCATAAGCGACGTGACAGCCAGCAGAGAAGCGGTTCTAACCGCCTTGAAGACCGTGACCGATCCGGCCACGGGGACTGACATCGTGGCCAGTGGCGTGATGCGCGCACTGAATGTGGACGACGCGGGCGCGGTGCGTTTCGTGATGGAAATCCCGCCCGCCCAAGCCAAAGCCTATGAGGAAGCCAAAGCGCTGGCCGAAGCAGCACTGGCGCAGGTCGACGGAGTCTCAAAAGTTTCCATCGTGCTGACCGGGCATAGTGAGAAAGCCCCGCCGCCCGACCTTAAACCACAACGTGCCGCCGAACCCTCAGGCCCGCAGAAGATCCCCGGTGTTGACCGGATCATCGCCGTTGCATCGGGCAAAGGCGGCGTTGGTAAATCCACCGTCTCGGCGAACCTCGCCTGCGCTTTGGCTGCGCAAGGCCGCCGCGTGGGCCTGCTGGATGCCGATGTTTACGGCCCCAGCCAGCCTCGTATGCTCGGCGTATCGGGCCGCCCCGCCTCGCCCGATGGCAAGACCATCCTGCCGATGCGCAACCACGGCGTCACCATGATGTCGATTGGCCTGATGACCAACGAAGATCAGGCCGTCGTCTGGCGCGGGCCGATGTTGATGGGCGCGTTGCAACAGATGATGACGCAGGTGCAATGGGGTGCGCTTGACGTACTGATTGTCGACCTGCCGCCGGGCACCGGTGACGTGCAGATGACACTGGCGCAAAAGGCCCATGTGGACGGGGCGGTAATCGTCTCTACACCGCAGGATGTGGCTCTGATTGACGCCCGCAAGGGGATCGACATGTTTAATCAACTTAAGGTGCCAATCCTTGGGATGATTGAGAATATGTCGACGCATATCTGCACCAGCTGCGGTCACGAAGAGCATGTCTTTGGTCACGGCGGTGTCGCGTCTGAGGCCGAAAAATGGGGCGTGCCGCTGCTGGCCGAAGTGCCGCTTGATTTGCAAATCCGGCTTGCGTCGGATGGCGGCGCACCGATTACGGTTAGCCAGCCGGACAGCAAACAGGCTGCGGCTTTCCACGCGATCGCGAAACAGTTGATCGACGCCGGCGCAGCATGAGCGAAGGGCTTTCATTCCCTCCTTTGATGTCGGGCGAGGCTGTGACCGATGACGCCCTCCGTGCCGCCTGCACGCGCGCCGCACGCGGCTGCGATGCAGGTCTCATAACGTACCGGTTGGACGGGGCCGAGATGCAGTGCGCATTGGTCTTTGCGCCCGAAGTACCATTGGCGCAGGCGGTGGCCATGCTCCCACTCTGCGGGGTCGGATTTCAGAACGCCCTCGGCGCACTGGCCCCGCCCGAGGTGGCTGTGCAGTTGGAATGGGGCGGCGGCATTCGCCTTAGTGGCGCCGCCTGCGGAGCTTTCCGCATGGTCGCATCAACTACCGATCCTGACGCTATCCCCGACTGGCTTGTCGTGGGCTTCACTCTACCGCTCTACCCGGCCGAAGATCCTGACATGGCCGAAACAGGCCTCAATCCAGATCAAACCGCGCTTTTTGCCGAAGGCTGCGCAGAGGTTCAGCCGCCTGCCCTGATCGAATCTTGGGCCCGGCATACGCTGCATTGGATCAACCGCTGGGAAGACCTTGGTCCTGCGAGCCTCCACAGTGAATGGCGCGGGTTGGTCTTTGATATCGATCACGAAGTATCGATACAGGGCCAGACTGGTAGTTTCATCGGTGTCGACGAACATTTCGGTATGCTACTGCTCAGTGGGGACACCACGCATCTGATCCCGCTGACAACCTTATTGGAGCCTGCCCCATGACCCTGAAACTCGCCCGTGCGATCCACTTCGACGAAAGCGACCGCAACGTCTTTGCTTCCCCCGCTCGGACTGGCGAATGGTGCATCTCCGGCGGCTTCGAGTTTTCAGACTGGACCGAAGGAGATTTGACGGGCAAGGCACGTCAGGCGTTTGCAAACGGATGGCTAGGGCTGGAGACCTTTGGTCGGGTCACTTTCGTCGCGATAACCCAGATCGAAGAGGCCGAGATCACCACTCTCACGGATATGCTCGCACAGCACTTCGTAACCTACTACGGCGCACCCTCAGTCGAAGCCGCGCGGCCTGTAGCGGCGGAGGAACTCGCGCAGATGGTTGAACTGTGCGCCGATCACGCGCCGAACTGCTTGCTGACAGTGGCGCGCGAGTTGACAGATGCAGGCGTGCGCGAAAGCTTTCGGATGATCCAACCGCAAGATGCGGGGTTAGAGCAGTTTGCGATCCACGGCGATCTGCCCGAATAGACCACCCGCAACGCAAAACGGCGCGGATGGTCTCTCACTCAGGTCATTCCGCCGTGTTTGCGTTGAAGACAAACAGCGTTTCACCATTGATCTTGTATTCGTTGATCAGAGTCTTCGCACGGTCAGAGATCAGCCATTCTTCCAGTTTCAGGGCCAGATCATTCTTTACGTGACCGTGCATCTCAGGGTTTACTGGCAAATAGGCGTATTGGTTGAATAGCACCGGATCCCCTGCGTAGAGCAGCGCCAGATCGCCCTTGTTGCCAAAGTTCAGCCAGCTTGCCCGGTCTGACATGACATAGGCAGGCATTCCCGACGCGGTGTTGAGCGCCGCGCCCATACCTGCGCCGACAGCGTTGTACCAGTCGCCGAACTCTACGGGATCCAGCCCAGCTTCGGCCCAAAGCGAGAGCTCCTTCTTATGCGTGCCGCTATCGTCGCCGCGGCTGACAAAATTTGAGCCGGCGTCAGAAATCGCCGCAAGCGCTGCGGTGGCCGCATCGGACCCGGCAATTGCCGCCGGATCAGCCTTGGGCCCGATGAAGACAAAATCATTATACATGATCTCAGTCCGGTGGCTGCCAAACCCGCCAGCAACGAACGCCTCTTCCGCCTTGCGCGAATGTACGAGGATCGCATCAACATCCCCCGCTTCGCCAAGCTTGAGCGCTTGGCCAGTACCCACGACCAGCAATTGGACTTCAAGGTCGAGATCTGCCGCGATCTCTGGCAGTAGCACGTCAGCTAGACCGGAATTGTTGAACGACGTGGTGACAGCCATCTTCATCACGTCCGCCGCCTGCGCCGCGCTACCGATGGCCAATGCCGAAATGGCGCCCATAATCCAATGTTTCATTCTACGATATCTCCTCTTAGAAATGCCCGAGCCTCCTCGGTCTCAGGTTGGTTGAAAAACGTATCTGCTGGCCCCGCTTCATGCAGACGCCCGCCAAGCAGGAATAAGACGTCATCGGCCAAGCGCCGTGCTTGACCAAGATCGTGGGTCGAAAGGATAAGCCGGGTACCTTGTGATTTCGCAGCCTGTAAAATCGCTTCGATCTCACGTGTGGCGCGCCCGTCCAACGCGGCACAAGGTTCATCAAGAAACAACAGTGTCGGCTCACAAATCAATGCCCGCGCGAGCGCCAGTTTTTGCTGTTCGCCGCCCGACAGCACCGGCGCTGCGCGGCCCAAGAGTGGCTCTAATCCGACGCGCGTGGCCCATTCCTCTGCCAACTGGTATGCCCTTGCTTTGCCGACACCGCGCAGGCGTAGCGGGTAAGTAAGGTTTTCCAAAACGGTACGCCGCAACAT
This genomic stretch from Sulfitobacter sp. DSM 110093 harbors:
- a CDS encoding 4Fe-4S binding protein, coding for MAKTLITCDCAGSQRIDSDALAESTGLTVMQPCSALCTTQIDRAAKALNTGDAILCCTQEERVFTELAEELGLPPAPLLDLRDRAGWSDDPLDKLPKMSALATEALLEAPAEKTIDVGSEGLCLILGRGPAALEAAAQLKDHLSVTLLIEDSVTEADDSLPELRGYDLISGKLRRAKGALGQFEVVIDALRQVDPRGRGPLTWTDPRDGARSQCDLILDLRGDTPLFPAHEKREGYLRADPAHPPAVAAAVLAASHLVGTFEQPLYVRTEPLLCAHSRAGQTGCTACLDLCPTGAITPDGDHVTVDPMICAGCGACSSACPSGAISYDAPPVDFTMRRVQTLARAYLEADGEAPRLLVHDDHGAEMIRLAARHGRGLPADVIPMHLPALAAFGHAEALAALAAGFAHVSLLLGPKADRDAIETQTALARAIAGDARMMLIDTPDPDALTDLLYDGTAPKPVAQPVRPMGSRRQIARQAARALQPEAEVLPLPQGAPYGAVLVDKDACTLCLSCVSLCPSGALGDNPDLPQLRFQEDACLQCGLCEHICPEDAITLAPQLDLTDAALSQRVLNEEEPFPCVECGTLFGVKSTVEKITDKLRNHSMFADESKLRMIQMCDDCRINAQYHSTNNPMTGNERPRPRTTDDYLSKRRDH
- a CDS encoding DUF3305 domain-containing protein, translated to MPLGIVLRRAPGVTRWAKWSWKATAVLPGAGEADWRELRRDGEIVEYHAATLQIELHGAETEAYVHGLGADVPCVYVVMRPIPGATDRPFKLALVTASPYEAQDYCDSAEEVVEKVAMTPGLLAWVQEFVEEFHQEEEFVKRRRDRLRTDRQQDGIGDPRIEKPADIYASPALKRKRLA
- a CDS encoding Mrp/NBP35 family ATP-binding protein; the encoded protein is MTASREAVLTALKTVTDPATGTDIVASGVMRALNVDDAGAVRFVMEIPPAQAKAYEEAKALAEAALAQVDGVSKVSIVLTGHSEKAPPPDLKPQRAAEPSGPQKIPGVDRIIAVASGKGGVGKSTVSANLACALAAQGRRVGLLDADVYGPSQPRMLGVSGRPASPDGKTILPMRNHGVTMMSIGLMTNEDQAVVWRGPMLMGALQQMMTQVQWGALDVLIVDLPPGTGDVQMTLAQKAHVDGAVIVSTPQDVALIDARKGIDMFNQLKVPILGMIENMSTHICTSCGHEEHVFGHGGVASEAEKWGVPLLAEVPLDLQIRLASDGGAPITVSQPDSKQAAAFHAIAKQLIDAGAA
- a CDS encoding biotin/lipoate--protein ligase family protein, with the protein product MSEGLSFPPLMSGEAVTDDALRAACTRAARGCDAGLITYRLDGAEMQCALVFAPEVPLAQAVAMLPLCGVGFQNALGALAPPEVAVQLEWGGGIRLSGAACGAFRMVASTTDPDAIPDWLVVGFTLPLYPAEDPDMAETGLNPDQTALFAEGCAEVQPPALIESWARHTLHWINRWEDLGPASLHSEWRGLVFDIDHEVSIQGQTGSFIGVDEHFGMLLLSGDTTHLIPLTTLLEPAP
- a CDS encoding substrate-binding domain-containing protein — protein: MKHWIMGAISALAIGSAAQAADVMKMAVTTSFNNSGLADVLLPEIAADLDLEVQLLVVGTGQALKLGEAGDVDAILVHSRKAEEAFVAGGFGSHRTEIMYNDFVFIGPKADPAAIAGSDAATAALAAISDAGSNFVSRGDDSGTHKKELSLWAEAGLDPVEFGDWYNAVGAGMGAALNTASGMPAYVMSDRASWLNFGNKGDLALLYAGDPVLFNQYAYLPVNPEMHGHVKNDLALKLEEWLISDRAKTLINEYKINGETLFVFNANTAE
- a CDS encoding DUF6494 family protein, whose amino-acid sequence is MSEDFNMSMRKFLKQVGVTSQQAIEKAMREGDTAGKTFPVKAVISIPELGLEHEIDGTIAGADKGEA
- a CDS encoding ATP-binding cassette domain-containing protein — protein: MQLFPMQAIAIESRRRGQRLVGPIDLTLGGQGATVVIGPNGAGKTTLLQLLHGTARLSAGQIDWACPTEEARHNQAFVFQRPVMLRRTVLENLTYPLRLRGVGKARAYQLAEEWATRVGLEPLLGRAAPVLSGGEQQKLALARALICEPTLLFLDEPCAALDGRATREIEAILQAAKSQGTRLILSTHDLGQARRLADDVLFLLGGRLHEAGPADTFFNQPETEEARAFLRGDIVE
- a CDS encoding DUF6505 family protein; its protein translation is MTLKLARAIHFDESDRNVFASPARTGEWCISGGFEFSDWTEGDLTGKARQAFANGWLGLETFGRVTFVAITQIEEAEITTLTDMLAQHFVTYYGAPSVEAARPVAAEELAQMVELCADHAPNCLLTVARELTDAGVRESFRMIQPQDAGLEQFAIHGDLPE